From the Luteolibacter rhizosphaerae genome, one window contains:
- the mraY gene encoding phospho-N-acetylmuramoyl-pentapeptide-transferase produces MLYAIYEWWKAAFEAEKLAGVQEWAHTFSFLNLLSYITFRAALGCLLAFVLSIIVGPRVIRRLISLKVGQPIRTADEVHKLAELHGGKVGTPTMGGVLILGSVLISVFVCARPLNPFVAVCSCTMAALGLLGFCDDYKKVKQKKSDGVSARTKLFWQLVVAVVAASFIYFKKEISGFGASPEEIQKNLAGFSLGKDFLGIGEVCFPLYKTEGGKSSIIDLGILIIPFFAAVIIGCSNAVNLTDGLDGLATGCTITVALAYGILAYLAGHFYMATDYLVIPYNRYVGELAVLLLSLAGAGFGFLWFNCHPAKVFMGDTGSLAIGGALGTAAICVKQELLLVIIGGVFVMEAMSVMLQVGSFKLRKKRIFAMAPIHHHFELRGWHESQVIIRFWIMSIMLALFGLALLKIV; encoded by the coding sequence ATGCTGTACGCGATTTACGAATGGTGGAAAGCGGCCTTCGAGGCCGAGAAGCTGGCCGGTGTGCAAGAGTGGGCTCATACCTTCTCTTTCCTGAACCTGCTCAGCTACATCACCTTCCGTGCGGCGCTGGGTTGCTTGCTGGCCTTCGTGCTGAGCATCATCGTGGGCCCGCGGGTGATCCGCCGGCTGATCTCGCTGAAGGTGGGCCAGCCGATCCGCACGGCGGACGAGGTGCACAAGCTGGCCGAACTGCATGGCGGCAAGGTGGGCACGCCGACGATGGGCGGCGTGCTAATCCTCGGTTCGGTCCTGATCTCGGTCTTCGTCTGTGCGCGTCCCTTGAATCCCTTCGTGGCCGTCTGCTCCTGCACGATGGCCGCGCTGGGTTTGCTGGGCTTCTGCGACGACTACAAGAAGGTGAAGCAGAAGAAGTCCGACGGCGTGAGCGCGCGGACCAAGCTTTTCTGGCAGCTGGTGGTGGCGGTGGTTGCGGCGAGCTTCATCTATTTCAAGAAGGAGATCTCGGGCTTCGGCGCGAGTCCGGAGGAAATCCAGAAGAACCTGGCCGGCTTCAGCCTGGGCAAGGATTTCCTCGGGATCGGAGAGGTCTGCTTCCCGCTCTACAAGACCGAGGGGGGCAAGAGCAGCATCATCGATCTGGGGATCCTGATCATCCCCTTCTTCGCCGCGGTCATCATCGGGTGCTCGAATGCGGTGAACCTGACCGATGGTCTGGATGGACTGGCCACGGGCTGCACGATCACGGTGGCGCTGGCCTACGGCATCCTGGCCTATCTGGCGGGCCATTTCTACATGGCCACCGATTACCTGGTGATCCCCTACAACCGCTATGTGGGTGAGCTCGCGGTGCTGCTACTCTCATTGGCCGGGGCGGGATTCGGCTTCCTGTGGTTCAACTGCCACCCGGCAAAAGTCTTCATGGGTGATACCGGCTCGCTGGCCATCGGCGGCGCGCTGGGGACGGCGGCGATCTGCGTGAAGCAGGAACTGCTGCTGGTCATCATCGGCGGTGTCTTCGTGATGGAGGCGATGTCGGTGATGTTGCAGGTGGGCAGCTTCAAGCTGCGGAAGAAGCGCATCTTCGCGATGGCGCCGATCCACCATCACTTCGAGCTGCGCGGCTGGCACGAAAGCCAAGTGATCATCCGCTTCTGGATCATGTCCATCATGCTGGCCCTCTTCGGCCTGGCCCTTCTCAAGATCGTCTGA